In Xiphophorus hellerii strain 12219 chromosome 4, Xiphophorus_hellerii-4.1, whole genome shotgun sequence, a single genomic region encodes these proteins:
- the LOC116718622 gene encoding uncharacterized protein LOC116718622 isoform X1: MSVELCPVSEPDGNNETTQDFTLGGNKPLHRFLRCQPKVIGTVMLVIGASSVIVAIATHSDVDILHMWMVIPPEICMGILLTICGILYIVTQHRPTKKTVTISFALSIVSTLGGFWTILVMLINFHIYYAYSSDEEHSNDTDIANEIPWTSHIEVMGLTLEAVFLLYSFVGTIIFITMSVLAGAALRSTKTQAIVVMTTTAAEAPVE, from the exons ATGTCTGTTGAACTTTGCCCTGTGAGTGAGCCAGATGGGAATAATGAAACCACTCAGGATTTCACACTGGGAGGGAATAAGCCTTTACACCGCTTCCTAAGGTGTCAACCCAAGGTCATTGGG ACGGTTATGCTGGTCATTGGGGCATCCTCTGTGATTGTTGCCATTGCCACCCACTCAGACGTCGACATTCTCCACATGTGGATGGTCATTCCTCCAGAGATTTGCATGGGAATATTG CTCACCATCTGTGGGATTTTATATATTGTGACACAGCACAGACCCACCAAGAAAACT GTAACCATATCATTTGCTCTCAGCATTGTGTCGACGCTCGGGGGTTTTTGGACAATTCTCGTCATGCTCATTAACTTCCACATCTACTATGCATATAGTAGTGATGAGGAACACAGCAATGATACCGACATTGCCAATGAAATACCATGGACGTCTCATATAGAA gtTATGGGACTGACCTTGGAGGCAGTGTTTTTGTTGTACAGCTTCGTTGGTACAATTATCTTTATCACCATGTCAGTGCTGGCAGGAGCTGCCCTCCGTTCAACAAAGACTCAG
- the LOC116718622 gene encoding uncharacterized protein LOC116718622 isoform X2, producing MLVIGASSVIVAIATHSDVDILHMWMVIPPEICMGILLTICGILYIVTQHRPTKKTVTISFALSIVSTLGGFWTILVMLINFHIYYAYSSDEEHSNDTDIANEIPWTSHIEVMGLTLEAVFLLYSFVGTIIFITMSVLAGAALRSTKTQAIVVMTTTAAEAPVE from the exons ATGCTGGTCATTGGGGCATCCTCTGTGATTGTTGCCATTGCCACCCACTCAGACGTCGACATTCTCCACATGTGGATGGTCATTCCTCCAGAGATTTGCATGGGAATATTG CTCACCATCTGTGGGATTTTATATATTGTGACACAGCACAGACCCACCAAGAAAACT GTAACCATATCATTTGCTCTCAGCATTGTGTCGACGCTCGGGGGTTTTTGGACAATTCTCGTCATGCTCATTAACTTCCACATCTACTATGCATATAGTAGTGATGAGGAACACAGCAATGATACCGACATTGCCAATGAAATACCATGGACGTCTCATATAGAA gtTATGGGACTGACCTTGGAGGCAGTGTTTTTGTTGTACAGCTTCGTTGGTACAATTATCTTTATCACCATGTCAGTGCTGGCAGGAGCTGCCCTCCGTTCAACAAAGACTCAG